From bacterium:
CCTCTTTGCCCCTGTATTTCCGTTTAATCCTTAATAAGTATTCCTTTATTAATATAAAAACAACTTAATAAATAAAATTGCTATATTGTTATGAAATTTATGCGTCATTGAGAGGAGAGGCTTTAGACTCGATGAGGCAATACATTTTATTTTTTTAGATTGCTTCGTTATGCTTGCAATGACGATTTTGGCGATTTAGTAATTATAATTAACAAAAGTTTACAATTTTTTTGGCAATTATTTTAATGTAATTGTTTTTATATTAATACGGAAAGATTATTCGTTTTAGGTAAGTAGAAAGAGAAAGAAAGAGGAGAAAAAGGATTATGGTTAACGATGTAAAAAACTGCCCAACCTTAGGACATTACGTTTTGTCTCACAAACAAGAGCTTTCAAAAGAATTTGGAGTTAATGCCGATATTCCGTTATGGGGATCAAAAGGGCTGGTTGAATTGTATAAACAAAGAAAAGGAAATAGTTTCACAGCCTCAAAAGTTTCAGATCAGAAAGGTTCAGATCAGAAAGGTTCATCAGACGTTGCAGCTGAACTTAAAGCAATGAGACAGCAAATTAAAGAATTAGAAGCTCAAACACCTGCAGGAATGCTAAAATCTTTAACAAATAAAGAGAGTCAGCTTAGAAAAGAAGCAGTCGAAAGAGGAGAAAAACAAAGAGAGCAATTAGCAAAAGATGCCAGCGATACTTATAATTCAGCAGCAAGAGAAGTTGTAGCTGTTAAAGATGCAGCAGTGGAAGGGACAACAAAAGCTGTTAAAGCAGGAGCTGGTGGCACAGGAGCAGCGTTAGGCAACTTCGGTGAGTTTTTCAAAGTATGTGCTGACGGGCTTAAAGGCTTTGCTCAAGGCTTTACAGATTACGCCAATTCTAAATAAATAATATTAATTCATAAAAAAAAGAGAACCGGAAAATTTTCCGGTTCTCTTTTTTATGTAAAAAAATACTTTATTTTTTCTGAAAAATCATAATATATTCATGTTTAAAGATGTTAAAACCGCCTGCAAGTGCTCTATAACGCCATAGATTACCTGTGCGTCCTTTTCCTATTTCGTTTCCTTCTATATTTTTGACTATAACTGACTTTGTTTTAAAGCCGAGTTCGTTCATTTTTTGCATACAAAGGAAACCTAACGGAATTAATTCACCTTTTGAGTACTTATCACCTATGATTAAAGCTGCGTATCTTCCGCTTTCAAGGCAATCAAAACCATTTTTTGCAACACCTTTGAACATTTCCAGAAATTCTTCCGTGGTTTCACAATTTGAAAGGTCTTCTGTTTTATCGCTAAACTTGATAATATCTGCGTACGGAGGATGAAGCACTAAAAATTGCGCTTTTTCCTTTCCGAAAGATTGAAGAGATTTATCAATTCCTTGTCTGGCTTCTAAAGAAGTACTATCAGCACTTATAACATCTACGAGGTTTTTACCGCCAAGACTTTTAATGACTTCTTCAACCTGTGTGGCAAGCTCAGGTTTTAGTTCTACGCCGATACATTTTCTTCCCATGTTTATAGCTTCTATTGCGGAAGTGCCTGAACCCAAAAATAAGTCTAAAACTACGTCATCAGGCTTTGTATATCTGCTGTAAAGCTGTTCGGCAATTTGAGGAATATAATTTCCATGGTAGTTGAATTTATGACCGTTTCCCTTTGCTCTTGAAGGGAACATCCACAGCGTACCTGTGTCCACATGGTCATAAGCCCTCCAATTGTTCAAATCAATGTCGTTGTAGGACTTTGTTTTTTTTACCGTATTTCCGCTAATAACCGTTAAATCCACAGCGGACTTTTTATTTCTTTGTACTGCCAAAGTTCTCTCTCCCCACTAATATGCTGTTTATTGCCCCTAGATACAGTTTTTCTTTAATAAAAATATAGAATTACTATAGTTGATTGTAGGGTAAATTGAATCATTATAATGGAGTATTTTGTATTAATGATTTCTATATAAAGTAGTCGTACTTTTATGTTAAATTTTTGCTTCTTTTTCTTTTTAGGTAATATAATTAAAATAAGGTGATATTAAAGAATAAGTATTTTTTATACATCTGAGTTTTAATAAAAAAAGAAAGTATTTATAATGTCAGATCCATATTTTTCATATAAAAGAAAAAAATATAAAAAACAAAAGCAGTCAGAAGGTTTTAAATATTTTTTCGTAATATTTTTTGCTTCGGTGCTGGCTGCAGGTATGGCACTCATGCTTTATTTTAACAGTTTGCCCTCTATTGCCCAACTTTCGGAATATGAACCAACTTTAACTTCTCAGGTAGTTTCCGCTGATAATGTTGTACTTAAAACTTTTGGCTCTTTCAAATCCGAAAAAGTTTCAATAAATCAAATGCCTGATAATTTAAAAAAAGCAATAGTGGCTGTTGAGGACAAAAACTTTTATTACCACAAAGGTTTTGATCCTTTAGCGCTTGTAAGATCAACAGTGTCAAATATTGTGGCAGGGCATGTGGTTTCAGGCGCAAGTACAATAACTCAGCAGCTTGCAAGAATACTTTTTCTTAATCAGGAAAAAACTTTTGACAGAAAATTTAAAGAATTAATTATTGCTTACAGGTTAGAAAAAAGTATTCCGAAAAACCAGATACTTGAAATGTATTTAAACAATGTTTATCTCGGTGAAGGTGCTTATGGCGTTGAGGCAGCAGCAGAAGTTTATTTTAATAAAAAAGTTGAAGATCTTAATCTCGCAGAATGTGCTTTAATCGCAGGGCTTCCTCAGGCACCGTCAGTATACTCTCCTTATCAGAGCATGAGACTTGCTTTGAAAAGAAGAGCAAAAGTGTTAAAAAGAATGACAGAAGAAGGTTTTATAACGGCAGAACAAGCAGGAGAAGCTAATAACGTACAAATAATTCTTAGTGAAGAAGTTCGTCGGACAGCTCTCAAAAAAGCGCCTTATTTTAATGATTTTGTAATGAGAGAATTAAAAGAAAAAGCAGGGTTAACAGAAGATGAAGTAATTCAGGGCGGTTATAAAATTTATACAACCTTAAACTATGACATGCAAAAAGAAGCTGAAAAAAGTCTGGTTAACGGCATGAAAGAATGGGGATTAAACAAACCTTACAATCAGGCAGCTTTAATTTCTTATGATACAAGCTCAGGACAAATTTTAGCGTATGTAGGCGGAAAGGATTATTCAGAGAGTCAATTTGACAGGGTTTCTCAAGCAATAAGACAACCCGGATCATCTTTTAAACCGTTTGTTTATGCAACAGCAATGGAAAAAGGATTAACTCCATTTGTGAAGTACCCTGATAAACCTATAACCATAGGGAATTGGTCTCCTCAAAACTACGGCAAAAAATACAGAGGAGAAATACCTTTGTACAAAGCGCTTGCTTATTCTTCAAATGCGGTTGCCGTCAGATTAATTCAGGATGTTGGTGTAGAAGATGTTATAAGAATGGCAAACAGACTTGGTATAACGACTCCAATAGCTCATGATCCAACTATTGCACTAGGTTCAAGTGCTGTTAAACTTATAGATATGGCTACCGCTTATGGGGTATTTGCCAATGGCGGTGTAAAGGTTGACCCTTATGCTGTTGAAAGGGTTGAAACAAACACAGGAAACATCATATACCAGTCAAATAATAATTACAGAAGAATTATTGATGTAAAAACAGTTGCTTATATGGTTGAAATGCTTAAACAAGTTGTTAAACAAGGAACAGGGAAGGCTTCTGCAATAGGCAGGCCGTCAGCAGGAAAAACAGGAACTACTGATAGCTACAGGGATGCATGGTTTATGGGATTTACTCCTGATATAGTTACGGGGGTATGGGTTGGTAACGATAACAACACAACAAACCGCAATCTTACAGGTGGTACAGTTCCTGCGATTATTTGGCGTAATTATATGAAAGCAGCGACAAAAGATAAACCTGTTATAGATTTCATGTATCCTGAGATACTTGTTGATAAAATTAAGGACAATACCACAGGTGAAGTTGTAAAAGAGACTACTGATAATACAGAGGGAACGCAGGACCTTCAAAATGCCCCTTCAGACAGTAAAGTAAAATTTGAGAAATCAAACGTAAACGTTGATAATTTGGATTTTGAAGATACAAAGGTTAAAAAGACAAATCTGAATAATGAGTCTCCTGACAATTCAGATCAGGAAGAATCCGCACCGGTTCCAAGAAATAATAATTCTATAAAGAATTTTACCCCTGCGCCTGTTCCGATTACTCAGGTCAGAATAAAAAAATCAGATGAGACCCCTTTACCTGCACAAAAATCTGTTGGAAATACAGGCTATTAAATCTTATGACTAAGAATGTTGCAATAATTGGCGGTGGTCCGGCCGGTTTTATGGCTGCGCTAACAGCATTTGAAAATTCTTCGAATGATCTGCATATTGATGTTTTTGAAAAAATTATTCCCTTAAAAACAATTCTCTGTACAGGAAACGGAAGATGCAATCTTTCTAATGAAATCTATGACTATAAAGAACTTGCTTCAAATTATCCGAGAGGAGAAAAATTTTTATATTCAGCCTTTAGTAGGTTCGGAGTAAAAGACACGCTTGACTGGCTTAACAGGCATGGTGTGGAAACTTATGTTCAGGAAGACAAAAGA
This genomic window contains:
- a CDS encoding DNA methyltransferase; protein product: MAVQRNKKSAVDLTVISGNTVKKTKSYNDIDLNNWRAYDHVDTGTLWMFPSRAKGNGHKFNYHGNYIPQIAEQLYSRYTKPDDVVLDLFLGSGTSAIEAINMGRKCIGVELKPELATQVEEVIKSLGGKNLVDVISADSTSLEARQGIDKSLQSFGKEKAQFLVLHPPYADIIKFSDKTEDLSNCETTEEFLEMFKGVAKNGFDCLESGRYAALIIGDKYSKGELIPLGFLCMQKMNELGFKTKSVIVKNIEGNEIGKGRTGNLWRYRALAGGFNIFKHEYIMIFQKK
- a CDS encoding penicillin-binding protein 1A, which translates into the protein MSDPYFSYKRKKYKKQKQSEGFKYFFVIFFASVLAAGMALMLYFNSLPSIAQLSEYEPTLTSQVVSADNVVLKTFGSFKSEKVSINQMPDNLKKAIVAVEDKNFYYHKGFDPLALVRSTVSNIVAGHVVSGASTITQQLARILFLNQEKTFDRKFKELIIAYRLEKSIPKNQILEMYLNNVYLGEGAYGVEAAAEVYFNKKVEDLNLAECALIAGLPQAPSVYSPYQSMRLALKRRAKVLKRMTEEGFITAEQAGEANNVQIILSEEVRRTALKKAPYFNDFVMRELKEKAGLTEDEVIQGGYKIYTTLNYDMQKEAEKSLVNGMKEWGLNKPYNQAALISYDTSSGQILAYVGGKDYSESQFDRVSQAIRQPGSSFKPFVYATAMEKGLTPFVKYPDKPITIGNWSPQNYGKKYRGEIPLYKALAYSSNAVAVRLIQDVGVEDVIRMANRLGITTPIAHDPTIALGSSAVKLIDMATAYGVFANGGVKVDPYAVERVETNTGNIIYQSNNNYRRIIDVKTVAYMVEMLKQVVKQGTGKASAIGRPSAGKTGTTDSYRDAWFMGFTPDIVTGVWVGNDNNTTNRNLTGGTVPAIIWRNYMKAATKDKPVIDFMYPEILVDKIKDNTTGEVVKETTDNTEGTQDLQNAPSDSKVKFEKSNVNVDNLDFEDTKVKKTNLNNESPDNSDQEESAPVPRNNNSIKNFTPAPVPITQVRIKKSDETPLPAQKSVGNTGY